Genomic window (Melioribacteraceae bacterium):
CAAATTCATTAAAATCAGAGTAAGCCCAGTTCCTTTGCCAATCTTTTTAATTAAAGAAATTGTTCCTTTCAGCATTTCAATATATTTTTTAACTATTAATGATCCTTAGCCTGTACCATAAAAGTAACGGTTAATCCCTTCACTCGCCTGCCTGAAAGTTTCAAAAATGACTTTAAGTTTCTCCGATGTAATTCTAATCACAGTATCCGATATTTTTTATACAATATTATTCTTTCCAGCAAAATAATATGCTCTTACAAATCCATTCTCAGTTAACTCAGTTGCTTTATTGATTAAGTTATTTAATATATCCCGTATTAGCTTTGCGCTGGTCGTCATCGTAATTTTTTCTATGGGTCCTTCAGACTCAATTCTTAATCCTCTAGAAAATGCCGATGATTCAAATAGTTTGATAATCTCTGCAATGATACGTTAAGACGAACTTCACATAATTCACATTCTGTCATCTCAGCTTCATTTTTTGAGTAATTTAAAATTTAGTATAAAGTAGAAAGAAGCCGGATGCTGCTTGTATGGTTAATCTGAGCCTATTTAACTTGATCGTCATTCAAGTTTTCCAATAAAAATCTGGAGGCGCCAAACATCCCCATGAACGGAGTTCTAATTTTGTGATTCATATTAGCGAGAAAATTAGATTTCAGCCCTTTCATTCCATCAGTAAATTCTTTAATTAATTTTGCGTGATTTTTTATGGATAGATCTGCCAGAAATGCTTTCAAGAATTTTCCACATCAACTATATCAACCGAAGTTTCGTCATACTGCTCTTTTACTTATTACAGATTTCTAAAATTAATGACCATGTTGCAATTCCATGAACCAGCAATATCGACTCGCCAGTTCCCTCCCGTTTGTAAGCAGTTGAGTAACCATGGAATTGAATGGTTTGGTAGTTTTATATTCAAATATCTATCATTTAGTTGAACATTGATGTTTATACCAGAACAACGTTTAGCATTCAAACGAACTTTGGTTCAAACTTAACTGAGTGCAGCTTTTGTATGTTCGAGATTAATAATTTTCGCAGAAATTACACTATATATTAGCGGCTAAAATTTATTATTTATAGAGTGTGAAATAAATCAATCTTCATTGTACTTTCTTTTTTTGCTCCCTTCATAACTATCAATTTGAAGCAGCACACCCTCAAGTTTCCCATTTACTAAAGGGATTCTTCTCGATGTTCGAAGTCCGATACTTTTACGAAGCGCTACATCTCCGGTATAAATAAACGCGGTGGTACCAGCGCAATTTTGTTTTAAATAATCACCCAATTCTGTATAAAGTTTTTTTACTTCCTCAATTTCTCCAAGTCTAATACCATAAGGAGGATTTGTGATGAGTACTCCATCCTTAAATGATTTAATATGCTGAAACGGATGACATTTTAACTCAACATTTGAAGAGTTTGGGAGCCTTGATAAATTCTGCAACGCGACCTCAATCATTTTCTGAGATTTATCACTTCCTTTAATTATCCCTTTGGGTAACTCTCTTATTTTTTCATCAATTTCCTTTTTTATAGAATACCAGATTTCTTTTTCATACTCCGGCAGATTCATAAAACCAAAATTTTTACGGAGGAACTGTGGAGGTATTTTACAATAGTGCATAAATGCTTCACAAATAATTGTCCCGCTGCCGCACATGCAGTCCCATAATGGTTTGGAACCATCCCACCCGCTCAATCTAATTATTGCCGCGGCTAAAGTTTCCTGCATCGGTGCTTCCCCTGCCAATAATCGGTAACCCCGTTTGTGAAGTGATTCACCGGAGGTGTCAATGCTAATTACCGCGTGATCTTTTTCGATAAAGAGATTAATCCTCACATCGGGATTTGCCACGCTAACATCGGGGCGTTTGCCATATTTTTCTCTGAAATAATCGGCAATTCCATCTTTTAGACACTGTGAGGCATACAACGAGTTAGTGATTTGGCTTTTAGCAACCGCCGAGGTAATTGCAAATGTTTTATTTAATGATATAAACTTTTCCCAATGAATTTTTGAGGCTATTTTAATTAACTTTTTTGCATCATCACAATATTCATCTAATAACGGAGCAAGTACTCGGGAAATTGTTCTTGAACAATAATTGATTCTCATAATGGTTTTTATATCTGCGCTGAAATAAACACCCCGATACACTGGCTCTGTATTAGTTGCCCCGAGTTCAATCAATTCTTCCTCACATATTTTTTCCATCATTCCGGGCACTTGTGCGAAGAACCTATTATCCTTTTGATAATTGTAAATCAAAATGGTGATTCCTTATTAATTTTATTTCTAAACCAAATTACTAAATAATTATGTTTTCTTTGGTATGAATAAATTCAAATAAATGAATTTGGGATTCAATTAACCGCTACATTTTTAATGCTTATATTTGTCTTCAAAATTTTAGAAATTGGGTATAATGCAGATTAAAACGGCAATACTTTCGGCACAAAAAATTAGCGTTCACTTTGGCGAGCAAATAATTTTAGATGAAGCATCATTAAGTATTCATGAGGATGACAGAATTGGGCTCGTTGGAAAAAATGGTGCCGGTAAATCAACATTCTTAAAAATTATTGCGGGCTTATCGCAGCCAGATTCGGGAGAAACCGCAATAAAAAAGGATCTGGTTATTAGTTATTTGCCGCAAGATTTCACCCTTGATGAATCAACAACAGTTTACCAAAATATATTATTTGGCGCCGATAGTATTATAGAATTACTCAGAGAATATGAGAATACACCATTCGATTCTAAGAACAAGCATCTCCTCGAAGAAAAATTGAATAGATGCGATGGATGGAATCTTCAAAGAAAAATTGAGTTACTTATCGAATCTCTGAATGCTCCGAATAAAGATAGAATCGTAAATACTCTTTCTGGTGGAGAAAAAAGAAGAGTTGCGCTTTGTAAAGCATTAATTGCTAATCCCGATTTATTAATTCTTGATGAACCCACAAATCACCTCGACACCGATACAATAGAATGGATTGAACATTTTCTTTCTGATTATAATGGCACATGCATATTTGTCACACACGATCGTTATTTTCTTGATCGAATTGCCAACAGAATTGTTGAGTTATCCGAAGGTACATTTTATTCGCATCAAGGAAATTATACCGATTATTTGATGAATAAATTAGAACGGGAAGCCATTAAAGAGGCAGAGGAGAGAAAGAGACAAAACTTTTTGAGACGAGAACTTGATTGGGTTATGAGGGGTCCACGAGCCCGCCGAACCAAATCAAAAAGTCGCCTCGATCATTACTACGAAATTGCCGAGCAAAATAATTATACACCCGAATTAGATGCGGATATAATTGTTCCGCCACCCCAAAAACTAGGCAATAAAGTAGTTGAGTTAAAAAATGTAAGCATTAGTTTGGGCGGTAAAAATTTAATTTCTCATCTCAATTTTAATTTCGAACCCGGTAGAAAACTTGGAATAGTGGGCAAAAACGGTGTTGGTAAAACTACACTTCTTAAATTGATTTTGGGTGAGTTAGCTCCAATTGGAGGATTGGTGGATATTGGAGAAAAAACAGAGTTTAATTATATAGATCAATCGAGATTGCTACTCAACGATTCGGATACCGTTTTTAACGCCATTGGTGAGGGAAATACAACCATTAAATTCGGTAATCAGCAGATAACTGTATGGACTTATCTTCGTCGTTTTTTATTTACAGATGAAAGAATAAATACTTTAGTGGGAAGATTATCAGGGGGCGAAAAAAGCAGATTAACACTTGCTAAAATTTTAATTAAAGGGGGAAATTTTCTGCTTCTTGATGAACCCACAAATGATCTGGATTTGCCAACATTGAGAGTATTGGAAGAAGCGCTAATCTCATTCGATGGTTGTCTCGTTATTGTTAGTCATGATAGATATTTTCTCAATCGAGTATGTAATGGAATCCTCTCATTTGAGGTAAATGGGAATTTACATTTCAGCGAAGGCAACTATGATTATTATTTAGAGAAGAAAAAGAAACATTCCCCAACTGTTATTCCAAACGAAAAGAGTGATAAGAAGCCCGAGCCGGCAAAAAAAGTAACGCCAAAAAAACTGACTTGGAAAGAGAATAAAGAGTTGGAAACCATTGAGGATGAGATTTTAAAAGCTGAAGTGGAAATAGAAAACATTGAAGCTATATTCTCATCTTCCGACTTTTACAACAAATATGGCAATCAAGTTAATGAGCTTAACGAGCAATTAGAAAATGCAAAAGAAAAGGTATCATCTCTTTATAAACGGTGGGATGAGCTGGAAACTAAAAAACAAAAATTTGCATCAGACACAAACACTGATTTATAGAGTATGTAACTGTAATTTTCGATATCTAATTAATGCAAGTTTTTGCTAAATTTTAAGGGTATCAAATCAACACACCCAGCGCTTATCTACTTGTTAATATCTACCCACTTTATTAGATTATCGCTCGAATTTCAAAATTAATTTGAAACAATGAAAGAATACTATTTTCACTCATCACAAAATTTTTGCTATAGAAAGCTCGTTAAGCTTTTTATACGCCCTTGTCCCGACCATTAACTTCTAACTACCTTTTTATCTGTAATTGATTACCTGTTTATCAAAGAGGTAAATCGATCACCTATTTTTTCCACTATTCTAAAAATTAAATTAGTAAAGAATAAAAACAGTAAATAAAAATAAATTGGAGTTACAAATGTCAGTAAAAAATGTACTTATCATGGGTGCGGCTGGCCGCGATTTTCATAATTTTAATGTAGTATTTAGAGATAATCCCGACTATAATGTAGTGGCATTTACTGCAACGCAAATCCCAAATATAGATGGCAGAGTATATCCGGCTGAACTTGCGGGAAAATTATATCCAAATGGAATTAAAATATATGAGGAAGCCGAATTAACAAATCTAATTAAAACATTAAAAGTTGATGAAGTGGTTTTTTCTTACTCTGATGTAACATTCGAATATGTAATGACAAAAGCATCAATAGTTAATGCCGCTGGAATTTCCTTCCGACTTTTAGGCGCTGCCGAAACAATGTTAAAAAGCAGTAAGCCCGTAATTGCTGTTCTTGCGGTAAGAACCGGATGTGGTAAATCGCAAACATCACGCAGAATTGTTGATCTGTTACAGAATGCCGGCAAAAAAGTTGTTGCGATAAGACACCCCATGCCTTACGGAGATTTAGTTAAACAAAAAGTGCAGAGATATGCTTCATTTGAAGATTTGGATAAATATGAATGCACAATTGAGGAAAGAGAAGAATATGAACCGCATGTTGCAAGAGGTGGTGTAATTTACGCGGGGGTTGATTATGAGGCTATTTTAAGAGAAGCAGAAAAGGAAGCTGATATTATTCTATGGGATGGTGGGAATAATGATATGGCTTTCTATCAACCCGACATTACTTTTACAGTTGCAGATCCGCACCGTGCAGGTCACGAATTACGATACTATCCTGGTAATACAAGTCTCCGCTTAGCCGATGTTGTAATAATTAACAAAGTTGATTCCGCCTCGAAAGAGGGAATTGACACTGTCAAAGAAAACATAAAATTAGTTAATCCAAACGCAGTCATCATTGAAGCAGATTCTCCAATTACGGTTGATAGACCTGAATTGATTACTGGTAAAAAAGTTTTAGTTGTAGAAGATGGCCCAACTCTTACTCATGGTGAAATGAAATA
Coding sequences:
- a CDS encoding class I SAM-dependent RNA methyltransferase; the protein is MMEKICEEELIELGATNTEPVYRGVYFSADIKTIMRINYCSRTISRVLAPLLDEYCDDAKKLIKIASKIHWEKFISLNKTFAITSAVAKSQITNSLYASQCLKDGIADYFREKYGKRPDVSVANPDVRINLFIEKDHAVISIDTSGESLHKRGYRLLAGEAPMQETLAAAIIRLSGWDGSKPLWDCMCGSGTIICEAFMHYCKIPPQFLRKNFGFMNLPEYEKEIWYSIKKEIDEKIRELPKGIIKGSDKSQKMIEVALQNLSRLPNSSNVELKCHPFQHIKSFKDGVLITNPPYGIRLGEIEEVKKLYTELGDYLKQNCAGTTAFIYTGDVALRKSIGLRTSRRIPLVNGKLEGVLLQIDSYEGSKKRKYNED
- a CDS encoding ATP-binding cassette domain-containing protein translates to MQIKTAILSAQKISVHFGEQIILDEASLSIHEDDRIGLVGKNGAGKSTFLKIIAGLSQPDSGETAIKKDLVISYLPQDFTLDESTTVYQNILFGADSIIELLREYENTPFDSKNKHLLEEKLNRCDGWNLQRKIELLIESLNAPNKDRIVNTLSGGEKRRVALCKALIANPDLLILDEPTNHLDTDTIEWIEHFLSDYNGTCIFVTHDRYFLDRIANRIVELSEGTFYSHQGNYTDYLMNKLEREAIKEAEERKRQNFLRRELDWVMRGPRARRTKSKSRLDHYYEIAEQNNYTPELDADIIVPPPQKLGNKVVELKNVSISLGGKNLISHLNFNFEPGRKLGIVGKNGVGKTTLLKLILGELAPIGGLVDIGEKTEFNYIDQSRLLLNDSDTVFNAIGEGNTTIKFGNQQITVWTYLRRFLFTDERINTLVGRLSGGEKSRLTLAKILIKGGNFLLLDEPTNDLDLPTLRVLEEALISFDGCLVIVSHDRYFLNRVCNGILSFEVNGNLHFSEGNYDYYLEKKKKHSPTVIPNEKSDKKPEPAKKVTPKKLTWKENKELETIEDEILKAEVEIENIEAIFSSSDFYNKYGNQVNELNEQLENAKEKVSSLYKRWDELETKKQKFASDTNTDL
- a CDS encoding GTPase, producing MSVKNVLIMGAAGRDFHNFNVVFRDNPDYNVVAFTATQIPNIDGRVYPAELAGKLYPNGIKIYEEAELTNLIKTLKVDEVVFSYSDVTFEYVMTKASIVNAAGISFRLLGAAETMLKSSKPVIAVLAVRTGCGKSQTSRRIVDLLQNAGKKVVAIRHPMPYGDLVKQKVQRYASFEDLDKYECTIEEREEYEPHVARGGVIYAGVDYEAILREAEKEADIILWDGGNNDMAFYQPDITFTVADPHRAGHELRYYPGNTSLRLADVVIINKVDSASKEGIDTVKENIKLVNPNAVIIEADSPITVDRPELITGKKVLVVEDGPTLTHGEMKYGAGTVIAKNLGASEIVDPRPYTVNTITETFEKYPEIGVLLPAMGYGDQQVKDLEETINKTDCDSVIIGTPIDLSRILKINKPSTRVMYELQERGSINCESVLKKKGLL